The Salvelinus namaycush isolate Seneca chromosome 1, SaNama_1.0, whole genome shotgun sequence genome has a window encoding:
- the LOC120046944 gene encoding uncharacterized protein LOC120046944 isoform X1: MASLRENYHVKVAQVDALHSLCDSMEHKYSTAANEMEVLRQSLGNARSDSSLLHRESELVVTNVNQWVKEQKQGNERLNLKIKDQSKIIIHLTAEKDHLQKSVEGLQEEMKRLKAELEESRIEAEKFRASQASMSGQRSALTRLPVQLLHTDICEPVYPGGLKRHKRAQINDASGIAEEPVVYTKLADAVNKKLNRDWDIVEGLPK, encoded by the exons ATGGCTTCTCTCAGGGAGAACTACCATGTCAAGGTGGCCCAG GTGGATGCCTTACACTCACTGTGCGATTCCATGGAGCACAAGTACAGCACAGCAGCTAATGAG ATGGAGGTGTTGCGCCAGTCTCTGGGTAACGCTCGTTCAGACAGTTCTCTTCTACACAGGGAGAGTGAGCTGGTGGTAACCAACGTCAACCAGTGGGTGAAGGAGCAGAA GCAAGGCAATGAAAGACTGAACTTAAAGATCAAAGACCAGAGCAAAATTATCATCCATCTCACTGCAGAGAAGGA TCACCTGCAGAAGAGTGTGGAGGGTCTGCAGGAGGAGATGAAGAGGCTGAAGGCTGAGCTGGAAGAGAGCAGGATTGAAGCTGAGAAGTTCAGG GCCTCTCAAGCCAGTATGAGTGGCCAGCGCAGTGCCCTGACCAGGCTTCCCGTCCAGCTGCTCCACACAGA CATCTGTGAGCCTGTTTATCCCGGCGGACTGAAACGGCACAAAAGGGCACAAATTAACGATGCGTCTGGAATAGCCGAGGAGCCAGTTGTGTACACAAAGCTGGCAGACGCGGTCAACAAGAAGCTTAACAGGGATTGGGACATCGTGGAAGGTTTACCAAAATAA
- the LOC120046944 gene encoding uncharacterized protein LOC120046944 isoform X2, with amino-acid sequence MASLRENYHVKVAQVDALHSLCDSMEHKYSTAANEMEVLRQSLGNARSDSSLLHRESELVVTNVNQWVKEQNHLQKSVEGLQEEMKRLKAELEESRIEAEKFRASQASMSGQRSALTRLPVQLLHTDICEPVYPGGLKRHKRAQINDASGIAEEPVVYTKLADAVNKKLNRDWDIVEGLPK; translated from the exons ATGGCTTCTCTCAGGGAGAACTACCATGTCAAGGTGGCCCAG GTGGATGCCTTACACTCACTGTGCGATTCCATGGAGCACAAGTACAGCACAGCAGCTAATGAG ATGGAGGTGTTGCGCCAGTCTCTGGGTAACGCTCGTTCAGACAGTTCTCTTCTACACAGGGAGAGTGAGCTGGTGGTAACCAACGTCAACCAGTGGGTGAAGGAGCAGAA TCACCTGCAGAAGAGTGTGGAGGGTCTGCAGGAGGAGATGAAGAGGCTGAAGGCTGAGCTGGAAGAGAGCAGGATTGAAGCTGAGAAGTTCAGG GCCTCTCAAGCCAGTATGAGTGGCCAGCGCAGTGCCCTGACCAGGCTTCCCGTCCAGCTGCTCCACACAGA CATCTGTGAGCCTGTTTATCCCGGCGGACTGAAACGGCACAAAAGGGCACAAATTAACGATGCGTCTGGAATAGCCGAGGAGCCAGTTGTGTACACAAAGCTGGCAGACGCGGTCAACAAGAAGCTTAACAGGGATTGGGACATCGTGGAAGGTTTACCAAAATAA